A stretch of DNA from Arachis hypogaea cultivar Tifrunner chromosome 19, arahy.Tifrunner.gnm2.J5K5, whole genome shotgun sequence:
gCTCTTTTCTAACAAATAAAGATCCAATACACCCTAAAAAGAATAAAAGTGTAAGAGAACAGCAATAATGcttgttatttgcaaccatgatTCACTGTTATTGTCCCCACTACTCATACCAAatgcatacatacatacatatacatatacatatatatatacacaaatgaaaatgaaattcttaTATAGAGAGCAAATCAATAAAGAGCTAACGggcaatgagtaatagctcaaatagcatagtttccccatactcaattaagaggttgcgggttcgagtctcctatatttagtaaaaaaaataaaaataaagagctaAGACTATTATTTAGTGTTAaattgttgtttaatttatttttttataataaattttaaatatttaaaaataatttatttttatatttttaaattaaatgttaatttttaatttcttttaacaaGTTAGAtattactttttagatattatagtaatcacttatatattttatatatcaaatttattgaattttaattattctgTCCCATAGGCTATATAGCTAGATCGGTAGCTTAGCTTGCTCTTTTATTAAAGTACACTTCTTAATTAAAACCAAATTGTCTTTAATTAGGTGAAatcttgatattttaatattagattgtttataaataaaaatttacgtataattatttttatgtgatgttattaattgaaaattattagataatttaatacatttaattaaattattacttaATAAATTGTAACTATTAAATTCATATTAAGATAAATTGTATGTGACTTTTTACcttatttataacaaaaattacacaatatatataaataaaagttaactattattattacttgatTCTTTACTGGGGTGGTGAGTGGTGACAGTACATTTGTAAATTGAAAAATAACATGTCCATGTAAATGTATGAAGCACCATgctaatttagaaaaaaaaaaaaaacatattctacgtaatataagaatttaattttttatgcacTCCCAATATAAAAATCTTATCTAAATAATTAATTGTGTATTATTATATTagccaaaataaataatttttaaatttattatttaaaaaataaattaaatacataaatctaattaaaaaattatataaatattttatactattaatatgTCAAAATTAGATTCTAATAAAGAAATAATACAACTTAGTAAAAGGTATATATATAGacaatgaaaaatatattttaaatttaattttgatacattatttATTCCTATAAACATTTTTATGTATACATTTAATTATATATCGATAACAACAAAAGTAACTActaaagaaaatataattattacatCATTGGGGGaaacattttaaattatatatttcttagtagtacttttttttggtaaaaaaattaataaccatgttacacaaaaaatatattagcatattaattattaaatatagaatatatattaaaatataaaatatactaaaaataaattaaacaatatatatttatccataaatatataataattaatttagttgttaattttttatatatatttaatatttttaaaattattttttttagtttttatcattAATCACTGGTATGAATATTACTGATTAATTCATTAtagaatttaatataaaatccaTATTAGAATAGTCATCAATAGTAGAAATATACAATGTGCCAATCCAAAAAACCGCAAATTGAACTGCCgcaatatctttttatttagcAATGATTACGTAAACCGATGCTAAATGACCGCCGCAATCTTCCATTTATGTTGTAAGTACAAGCTAAGCAATTCTTTATCTTTTTTCACttgttattataataattaaaagcatcaattataaagctaaaaaatttagatataaaaataagatgagagttatattttaatatggtaatttttagtgttttttaaaacTGTGGGAAATACATAAATcgtgtttaaaaattttttaaaatgtgtgGTACACAAATCGAACtctccgatttgtgtttaaaaaattaaaaaatttggagtacacaaatcagACCGTTCGACttgtgtactccaaatttttaaaattttttaaatacaaatcggACTGttcaagtagaaaaataaaatggttCGATTTTTGTATCTAAAAATCGGACGGTTCCGATTTCTGTATCTAAAAATCGGACGGTTCCGATTTCTGTATCTCTTAAAAATAGGTCCGATTTGTACTCCATAAATTAAATCAtcttacattttaaaaaaaataacacaataGATCATAATTCAAAAAAACACCATTGGTaacccaatattaaaaataaaaatgtgtcaGTTATAATACCTAAGCATATATGGGCCAAAATTTTATCATTTATTGTAAAATTAGAAatgcaaaaaaaattgaaaacattaTTTACGTACGCTTCCATTTCTCTGATCTGCCCAGCGGTGTGCCTATGatacttctttcttttcttcttcttgctcccatcgtcatcaccaccaccatcatcatcattatctgaTCTTGATCTCAACGGCCCAGAATTCTCACTGCTTACAGTGGTGGTGGTGTCCTCTTTCCTTGAACACTCTCTACTTCCCTCATCCCCTATTTCCTCTATTTGGTTATTAAAAATCCCAGCCTTCAataccataaaaaaaaataacaaatcaacTCTCTTAATttaatcataaataattaattatagctatcaaaatcaaaatcaaaatcaaaatatttaaattagaaaataatttttttattaattaattacttatataTGCATACACACATATGTGAAACAGAGTAGGTCTAATAATTTGTTGCAAAGAAGATCATATATATGTATTGGATTAATTAaatagatttatatatatatatatatatatatatatatatatatatatatctatctagtTAACTATGTTATAGTAGCTAGTAGTGATTCTAGAGGGAGTTATATTATATAAGATATGTTATTATTGTACTTACAAGGGTGAGGGAGAGAGTTGGAGAGGAGAACAAGTCCTTATTGGTGTTTGAAGACATGTCCATTTCCATTAGCTACAAGAATAACACACACTCTCTGAATAACGTTTAATTTGATGATTTCCTAAGAAGCAAAAATGGTGGGAGAGATTGGTGTCTTCTTcatagagagaaagagagagaaagagttaaGAGAGTGAAAAGAGGTTGAGAGTTGAGACTCTTGACTCTTGAGAAACGTAAGGACTACTCTCAATATTTAAGAATATAAAAACAAGAGGGGAACTCGCTAtcttgtttttttatatttattttatttttcatcttatttttttattttgataatgtaTGTATGTAGTCATGTAGGAGATaaagtattttgaaaaaaaataaattaaatagtttctaataattattttaaaagataatgaaattattaataaaaaatattttttattataaatttttatttttatcagacTAGTtagtttttgtcaatattttctctctatattaataaaataagctTACATAATATATTAAAGTTAAACTGTTGATTATCCGAAAGACTTGATTAGAattgacaaattttttttaagaatttcgtTATCTTTTAGAAGGTAATTATCACAActatttagttttttttctttttcaaatacatTACCTAATTAATTgtgtaaaactaaaaaatattaataatttttaagttatttttacttataaaaattaaataaaagatatattaataattaacgtgtcatataaatatattttaaaaaaaaatcattgataaaAAACTAACTAACCTCACTAAGTTAaatatcaaaaatcaaaatgggtatttgttttaattaaagaTTTTCTAATTCTTCAAAAAATTTATCAGGAATTCAAATAAGTATTCACTcaagtattttttatatgaatttgagTACTTAGTCAAGTTTTTTTATATGGATTTAAATCCTCtaaatttagattttattttaaaatgctaaatataatttttcatcatttatgaattaagagaaaatatttaaaaataaaagattatactttatcttctaaaaaaaatccaaaatttaaaaagttcaaattttttatattcataattattttaattttcaaagtaTATTTTACCCTTACATTAAACATTCTGAACACTCTCGTgtaataaaattcaaatatattatgaataaaaagtaaaaacactaaTATTAAGACAGCTTTATGTATTCTCCTTAATATGTAACATTTaaagttaatttaatttattattaataaaggaACTATTCATGGTGTTAtcagattattttttatttattttgacacaatttacaatatatttattataagagtgagatatttttattaatggtgcaatatcatttattattaaatgatttaaaaagataaattaattatacCACAATAAATAATATTGGCAGGAGTACGATTGACAATTAGAAAGAATCCATTTCATAATTAGAGAAAAAGACCCAACAAGAATTTTAGAAAAGTAGTTTTCTACGTAAGTGTTAACTTTATATTAAAAAATCATGTCCATAATTAATGAAATAATCATGTTATTATATGACAGCAGCTGAGTCTCTCATTTATTAATGATAAAATCTCTTTCACATTCAAGTTTAGGATTTTTGTTTAACAATGATTAATTCCAAACGAATTTAGCTTTCATTTAAAGATTTATCTTTAAATAAGTTATtgcatataaaataaaatttaaatatttaatatttatttaaataaataagtaaattaattatttgatcaaTATAAATtggttcaattttttatttttaacctttggcaagaaaaaaaaattagtcatacaaattttatttttttggagtcATCTTTTAGATTTCTGTTAGAAGATTTTTTTATTGTTCACGATATTTTATAAGACTGTGTTTGATATGTAAGAGCTAtgacacggacacgggacacgacacgacatAGGACACGCCGAcatgcgaattttaaaatcttacctgACACGGGGACatgtatacatataaaatataaagtagtttttagataaatcgtaatgatattttgatattttattgatattaaaatataaattaaaatttttaattatttttagtatcttattttaattatatcaagtatttaaaatattttttttgttttaataaataataatatacactatatctaaatttattttaaaaatatagttaagaataagactggaaaTGCAGGTGtgtccggagaagaatttttttattttttattgagacacggtttggacacagcagacacgcgtgtcggacgagtgtcggtgagtgtcgtgtccgaaatgcGTCCGACACGCGGACACGACAACTAagcgaagtgtccgtgcttcatagtgTAAGAGTGTAAAACTGTGTTTGTTTTTAAgaataggataagataagatattgagAACAAGACACAAAAGatagagatacaaaattttgtattcttgtattctatttggtgataaattagaacaaattatgaaaatttaatttattctcatttttttatccaaaaaatttgagaagaaatatataatcataaaaaatataattatgaaaaattaacaagaataataaaaaaaaataaaaaataagttgtgttccttgttagtgtctctgtgttCTTCATgtggatggacacaaaatacactaattcaatgtCTATGGACACAATATCTCTATTCATATCTTATatgtcaaacacgattttgtgtttTTGTGTCCTTATTTTGGTATCCTATCCCTGTAAATAAATGCAGCCTAAAGGACTAATTCGTCGCGAATCTAAACTTTATTTAAAGTTTTGCCACTGGCCAATAAATTACTGTATACATAaggcatgatttttttttttggacgggCATAAGGCATGATTTGAATATCCGATACTTGGACGAGTGAGCCGAGGTTGGTCCATGTAGTTTTTATATGAAAACAGGCCTAAGGCCCATAAAGTACTTGGCCAAAAAACAGAAGTCCGACCCAAAAACACAGAAAAGTCAACAAAATTGAGAATTTTTATTTTCAGAAaagtaattttatttgatttcgaTATCTTTTTTGTGGTTCACATTGCTTGGCTTTGAATATTGTGGTTCTCACTTCTCAGTCCCTGTCTCCGAACTCTGAACTCAGTGGCACTCATCTTGCAGCAGTGTACTCTTCCAAAAGTAAACAATTTTGCTTTTGGAATCTAACTTTCTTTTGATGTTCCTCAAATTTTGTTTGACTAAAAGATGAACTAACTatctgatttatttattttttcttaataatgATGATTCAGGTTTGTGGTCGCACTTTGGAGTTGGAAATGGCTTCCACTGTTGCAAGCTTGCTACCGCCGTTGCTGGTTCATGGCAGACAATCACATGCTGTGACCATGCATAGTTTCCCCCTTTCTCCTCCTCTTTTTGGTAACCctttttacttgtttgtatttattttatttttaatttctaagttgAATTTTTCCCCACATGCACTGTGCGTCTGCAAAGTTTGATTTCTTCTGTGATTGTCAATTCTTCAATTTTAGGCTTTGATTTAaggttttttctttccttctaattttttaatttttgattttatttaaagtGTAGTTAGTACAAGTCCAATtgaatcacttttttttttgaagaaattaaattgtctaataagtaataacacaaTGTACCATTAGAATATTTCCATCATAAAATTTGGTTGAAGTAGATTCTAAAGTAAAATGACAAATAAACACGAGGATTTATATTTCAGACAGATTAgtcctaaagaaaaaaaaagtaccaATAAAGTTCTCTAGGATAACAAACATCGATAAGTTAGTTCAAATTAAGATTTTTTATCCTAAACTCTAGACCCTAAACTGCCTGAAGTGGAAATCCTCACGGGTTTATTTGTCACTTTACTGTAATTTTTATATGTACAATTCATCAAAGATGTTGTACTGGATTGGATTCAGTTTAAAAGATTATTATTGTATTTGTGATTTTAAAGTGTGATTTTAATGCACATTAAGATTGCATTTGAACTTTTGTGTCTACGGATCAATTGTAACTATGTCCTTGTCATCATCGTTCCACATCTTTTATTTGATTACCTATAACTTCTGCTGATGCATTTTATCACTGTCTTTGTATTCCGGATTCGATTTTATTTGCCTATTTTTATTTCGTAGAGAGACGAAACCATACTGCTTTTGTTGTGAAGGCCTCTGGAGATAGTTCTGAATCTTCTACTACTCTTACTGTTTTCAAGACGGTTCAGAATGTTGTGAGTTTCTCCTTTCACTCTTATCTCTCGTTCAAAGGATAGAAAAGTGGACTATACAAATAAGTTGATGACTGTCTTTTTTCCCCTTTTCATTTAAAAACAGTGGGATAAACCTGAGGACCGGTTGGGACTAATTGGTTTAGGCTTTTCAGCTGTAGTAGCAGTTTGGGCATCAGCAAATTTGATCACGGTAATTTAAGTATTTAACTTGATCATTGAGATATCATGATCCAGACAAACATCTCTTGAGCCAGTTCACAATATATTCTTTTGTCAAAGTATCTTAACACAAATGGTATCTAGATATGTTGATTTTGGGTATCAAATTAGTCAGAGTGACATTTGTTTTCAAATATAGGGAGATTGTCTATTGAATATTCATTTGCAGCATTCTAATATTGTTTTTGCCTTTGTGAATTTTGTACATAGGCTGTTGACAAATTACCAATTATCCCTACTGCACTAGAATTAATTGGGATACTATTTACTGCGGTAAATGAATACAGATTAAATCTTCTATTTATATTCTTAATGTGCTTAATGTTGTATAGTAACATAACCTTCTCTTTTTATTTCAGTGGTTTACATATCGATATCTCTTGTTCAAGCCCGACCGGTAAGTATTATTGCTCACCTTCATCTTGATATTGACTACATCATAATATTAATAGCATTGGTCGAAATCTACGTCAAAGGACTAATTATAACCATGCAAATTGCAAAATTGGTTGATGATTAAAGCTACCTTGTAAAGAGACTAACCTGTCTCAATTATAGTGGTTAATGATTTTTTTCCTACAATACTTTCTTAAATCGGATCTTTTTTGCTTGTCCTTTGTGACAGAGATCTCAATAAATTGGCTAGTATTGTACCTAATTTGCAAGCAATTCCATTTGAATGTTTTTTACTTACACAGGGAAGAGCTCTTTAGAATCCTGAACAAGTCAGTATCAGATATTTTGGGCCAGTAATTTGTGCTTCCAAAATGTTCCTGTAGATTGTAATTTTAAGTGTAGATTACGAGTTGCTGTAAAAGTTCTTCTGTTGGAGGATTGGATGAAAAGATGCAGCAAGAATTGTAGAAAGGGTCTTGTTTGTAGGGTGAATGATCAATTTGTTACACATCAATGAATTAAAGCTTGCATCTATTTGCTTAGCTTCTTTTTCACCGGAAACACTTAAATAGGAAGGGTGGGATCACCTTTCTacatagataaaataaataatgttttTATCATAAATTATGTTGATAGATAATTCATTAACATGTTGTATCTTACTATCCTTTCGACCTTTCCCATCTCACCCCCTAAAATAATCCAAAAAATATGGTGAAGTGTGAACTAATGTAACATGTATATATGCACTCACAAATTTAAGTCCAACTTTGTCATAGATAATTGCATGTGATTTtcaaatcaagctgtccctgtGAAAGAAAGATACTTAGAAGTTAGAATGCATTTAAATAAAGTTACTCCATGCTAGTAGTATTATTCCAAATGTTTATTCATTAACTAATCAACCCATATTTTTCTATGAGAAATTCATGCTTTTATAATCATCTTTTGGTTGTGTaagtaatattttattaaaattctatatAAGGAATATAATGTTTGGTAGTTACACCGGATTGATCTCTTAAAACTCCGTTGTTTTATCCTTTAAACGACAACATTCGAGATTTCATATGCATCAATATTAAACTCTAAATTTAATACTTTTCAGAAGATgacaatataaaattataatatcacttcataaaaaataaagtacttaaatatgttttaatttctaaaaaatattgtgaacttttattttgaaacatataaaaataattgataacTAAATTTGGTTCAAATATTTCAAATAATATGTTTATCTCAAACATATTCAAATTAAgacaatttatttcaaatccttCTATATATAATAGTCTGAACTCCTGAAACTAATTTATCATAATTTTCTAGGATTAAAGCCAAATACTATCTTAAAAATGGTtggactaaaatattttttatttacaaaagcCAAAATCAAAGTTCATCATTTAtatatcaaaaaatatatttaagccaacaattatatatataaaaaatgagaggttgtgtaacttttttttttccctaacAATTTCACCcaccaaatattttaattttttaaattgagaaatgaaaaaaaaataataattgattgCTTTGCAAAGCGATAACAACAGAAAGAACCGAAAAAAAGCGCATAACGCCATAGTTTTTTATTTTGCAGAGTTCATCAAACAAACAAAAATCGAACCCGCGTTCTCCAATTACACaccctccaaaaaaaaaaaaaaattgcgcTTTATTTTGCTTCGTTTTCAGTTTTTCACCCCAcaatttatgtttttctttttttttttccagaaaATACCAAAGGTTACATAGATGTTATGTACAGatattaaatttttcttttgtaaatgAAAGTGCTGATCAATAATGCATTGAAGCTGAACAAGTTCAATTTTTGATACTATGTTTTGATTCCCTGGATCCAACGCACTCGCTTCATTAAGGTTTGTTTCTTTTTTATGAATTCAATTTCTCAGCATTCATCAATGTCTTTCTTTTACCAATTTTCATGGCTATACAATGAGTTACATGATTtagattccaatttttttttttaaatttgtttgtatTATGTTGATGTTCTCCATTTTCTGGTATCTGAAATTTGAAGAACGTGGTGCGTTTTTGAATTGGTAATGTGCATTATGGGGAGGGTTTTATCTGAAATTGAAATTGTGGAAGTGGTTGTTCTTTGAATGGTAATGTGCATAACTGGATTGGAATTTAATCTGAAATTGCAATTGGAGAAGTGTCTGTGTTTGTAATTGGCAATGTGCATAATGTGTAGGCTTTGTTTTGGTTTTCAGCGGCAGAGATGGCGTGGTTTAGTACGAACAACACATGGCGTAGCTTCCCGGATTTGGCGGGAGCGGTGAATAAGCTTCAGGAGAGTGTGAAGAATATCGAGAAGAATTTCGATAGTGCTCTCGGGCTTGAGGAGAATTCTGAATCCAGCAATGAAGGTAATTTATTTGCATTGTTCAAGTTCCAAGCACTGCTCTATGTGTTCTGTCCGAATGGGGTTCCTATGATGACATGGGAGTTTCATAATTGAGATAATAAGTAGATGCAGAGTTTGCTGGTTAGTGTTGGTAGTAATGCTAAGATCaatgaaattattgaattttgaaatgcaATGTGCTTGCTTTTGGTAGGAATCTTTTGCACTGATTCTACTTCTGGAAATTGTATTTGTCTTTCAGCTTCAGGGTCATGGACTTTACGCCGAGATCCAAAAGCATTGTTTAATCCTGTTATGGCATTTATGGGGAATAATGGTGAGGAAAACACTGATGAAAAATCAGAACTACTAGAATCCCCTCAACAAGAATCTGAACCTAAGAAATCATTGGATAAACCGGTGTCTCCAGATGATGTACCTGTTGCTGAGAAAAAAGAAACCACTGTTGCTGAGGAAAAAGAAGGATTCCAAAATGATAGTGCAGCAGTTGTTACTACTGAAGAAACTACTGCTGCTGAGAAAAAAAAAGGATTGCAAGGCGAGAATGCAGACCTTGTTACTACTGAAGAAACCCTTGGTGAGAAAAAAGAAGGATTCCAAGAAGATAATGCAGCCATTGTTACTACTGAAGAAACCACTatttccaagaaaaaagaaggatTCCAAAATGATAATGCAGCCCTTGATACTGCTGAAGAAACCACTGGTGTGGAAAAAGAAACCACCGTCGCTGAGGAAAAGGAAGGATTGGAAAATGATAAAGCAGCCGTTGTTACTACTGAAGAAATCACCGATAAGAAAAAAGACACCACTATTGCTGAGAAAACTGAAGGATTTGAAAATGATAGCACAGCCGTTGTCAATACTGAAGAAACCGCTGTTCAAGAAGTGAATGAAGCAgagaaggtagaagaagaaggtgGTGAACAGATGGAGTCTGCAGATGAAAACACAACCCATGCCACAGCTGATGAAACAACTGTCTTGGAAAAGAATGAAGTGCttaatgtagaagtagaagatggTGAGCGGAAAGAATTAGCAGATGGAACAACTATTCAGAATTTGGACCATGGAAGTGAAGAACACCAACTACCTGAGATGCCTGTTGATTTGTCTGAACTCAACATCCAGCATGCTAAGAGTTTGGATCCTGATCCTGTTGTCATTAATCAAGAAAATGAGATTGCCGAAGCGAGAACTACCGAGAGTTTATTGTCAATGCAACCCATGCCTGTTAATCTTGGAGAGGATCAAGTTGAGGGTAGTACGAGTGATCCTGGTGAGTCACAAGGTATGAGTGATGTGCAACAAAAAAATCAAGTGGAGGCGAATGAGGAAAGTAAAGAAGAGAGGGTGCAAGCAGAAGAAAGTGTGGAGAGAGTTTCTTCCATTCAACCTGAGATATCAGGTGATAGCGACAAAAAAGACAAGGCTGATACTTCTGTTGCACATGCTATGGCTGTTGAGGAAAATGATGCTGCCAGGCATTCACATATTGAAATTTTGTCCAGCTTTAGTCCATCAAATGAATCTTCTGAGGTGGTATCTGAATTAAGTTTGCATGAAAATGAAGCAACTCATGAAGCAAAGGAAGTATATCATAAAGTCAATGATGTCAAAACTGACACTAGAGAGCAGCATTTGCAGTCTGTTACAAATATGTCTGTCTCAGATTCTATGCTTGAAGTGGAGAGGCTGAAGAGGGATATGAAAATGATGGAAGCTGCACTTCAGGGTGCTGCCAGGCAAGCTCAGGTATTTCATTTGCTGCTCATAATCATGATAGTGCAAAAGGATTTTCTGATGcacatttcattttaattttctgaATATACATTGTATTACACATGATGATGAAGATTATTAAAATGGTAGTCAGATAGTTAAGTTTTAATCAAGATTGAAAATGGACaaattcaatattttatttttccacATGTTATGTGATACACATTagaattgaaatttttaaaattttcggtatagaaaaaaaaaaaaaacttgaatttAAACCCCCTCTCACTTATTCTTGAATTTTTTTAACCTCTTAATGGACTGGCTAGCCTACCAAACATGGATGTGTACCCTTGACGTAGCCTATCAAGGGATAACATCTGATTTCAGCTAGCTAAAGATGTTGCAATGTTTAcaacagaaataaaaaaaagaataaaagaaaagaatagaTGATACAATTATCTTACTAGCACTAGCAAGGTGGAGTTTCCATGAATCactaaaatgatttgattttgccTTTTTATTGGATCTCTCCATCTGTTATTGGAGCTGCATGGGTGGTCTGTTTACTCAACATTTCAAACTCCTATGTGAATCTTTTGCAGACATTATTGTGTTTTCACATTTTATTACAATTCTGCAATCTTGAAATTTTTGTTAATTCTCTTTCAGGCTAAAGCGGACGAAATTGCAAAATTAATGAATGAAAATGAACACTTAAAAGGCGTGATTCAGGATTTAAAGGTATAGTTCCTTTTTATGGCACCTAACTCCTGGCATGATATTATGATTTTTAATGCTCAATCTTCTCATTGATACATCCATTCCATATGGTTTGCTAGTCCTTACATTTATTTGTGCATTTAACTGTTTTTTCATGCGATTGTCTAATAC
This window harbors:
- the LOC112779209 gene encoding protein CURVATURE THYLAKOID 1C, chloroplastic isoform X2, producing MASTVASLLPPLLVHGRQSHAVTMHSFPLSPPLFERRNHTAFVVKASGDSSESSTTLTVFKTVQNVWDKPEDRLGLIGLGFSAVVAVWASANLITAVDKLPIIPTALELIGILFTAWFTYRYLLFKPDR
- the LOC112779209 gene encoding protein CURVATURE THYLAKOID 1C, chloroplastic isoform X1 produces the protein MASTVASLLPPLLVHGRQSHAVTMHSFPLSPPLFERRNHTAFVVKASGDSSESSTTLTVFKTVQNVWDKPEDRLGLIGLGFSAVVAVWASANLITAVDKLPIIPTALELIGILFTAWFTYRYLLFKPDREELFRILNKSVSDILGQ
- the LOC112776028 gene encoding golgin candidate 5 isoform X2, with product MAWFSTNNTWRSFPDLAGAVNKLQESVKNIEKNFDSALGLEENSESSNEASGSWTLRRDPKALFNPVMAFMGNNGEENTDEKSELLESPQQESEPKKSLDKPVSPDDVPVAEKKETTVAEEKEGFQNDSAAVVTTEETTAAEKKKGLQGENADLVTTEETLGEKKEGFQEDNAAIVTTEETTISKKKEGFQNDNAALDTAEETTGVEKETTVAEEKEGLENDKAAVVTTEEITDKKKDTTIAEKTEGFENDSTAVVNTEETAVQEVNEAEKVEEEGGEQMESADENTTHATADETTVLEKNEVLNVEVEDGERKELADGTTIQNLDHGSEEHQLPEMPVDLSELNIQHAKSLDPDPVVINQENEIAEARTTESLLSMQPMPVNLGEDQVEGSTSDPGESQGMSDVQQKNQVEANEESKEERVQAEESVERVSSIQPEISGDSDKKDKADTSVAHAMAVEENDAARHSHIEILSSFSPSNESSEVVSELSLHENEATHEAKEVYHKVNDVKTDTREQHLQSVTNMSVSDSMLEVERLKRDMKMMEAALQGAARQAQAKADEIAKLMNENEHLKGVIQDLKKKSNDAEMEHLREEYHQKVGTLERKVYALTKERDTLRREQNKRSDAAALLKEKDEIITQVMAEGEELSRKQAIQESTIRKLRAQIRELEEEKKGLATKLQAEENKVESIKRDKMATENLLQETMEKHQAELATQKEYYSNALAAAKEAEALAEARANNEARTELENRLREAEDRESALVQALEELRQTLTRKDQQAIFKEDMLRKDIEDLKKRYQASERRCEELIMQVPESTRPLLRQIEAMQEANSRKAEAWAAVERNLSSRLEEAEAKAAAAEERERSVNERLSQTLSRINVLDAQISCLRAEQTQLNRTLEKERQRAAESRQEYLASKEDADTQEGRVRRLELEIRELRQKHKKELQDALVEREYLQQEIEKEKAARLDLERTSRLHSAQLSDQRMTTKQNSAFENVSRSSSLASMGESYFLQASLDSSGSFSERRNSGEGMSPYYMRSMTPSAFESALRQKENELASYMSRLASMESICDSLSEELVKMTEQCEKLRAEASMLPSVRAELDALRRRHSAALELMGERDEELEELRADIVDLKEMYREQVNLLVSKIQRMSS
- the LOC112776028 gene encoding golgin candidate 5 isoform X1 → MAWFSTNNTWRSFPDLAGAVNKLQESVKNIEKNFDSALGLEENSESSNEASGSWTLRRDPKALFNPVMAFMGNNGEENTDEKSELLESPQQESEPKKSLDKPVSPDDVPVAEKKETTVAEEKEGFQNDSAAVVTTEETTAAEKKKGLQGENADLVTTEETLGEKKEGFQEDNAAIVTTEETTISKKKEGFQNDNAALDTAEETTGVEKETTVAEEKEGLENDKAAVVTTEEITDKKKDTTIAEKTEGFENDSTAVVNTEETAVQEVNEAEKVEEEGGEQMESADENTTHATADETTVLEKNEVLNVEVEDGERKELADGTTIQNLDHGSEEHQLPEMPVDLSELNIQHAKSLDPDPVVINQENEIAEARTTESLLSMQPMPVNLGEDQVEGSTSDPGESQGMSDVQQKNQVEANEESKEERVQAEESVERVSSIQPEISGDSDKKDKADTSVAHAMAVEENDAARHSHIEILSSFSPSNESSEVVSELSLHENEATHEAKEVYHKVNDVKTDTREQHLQSVTNMSVSDSMLEVERLKRDMKMMEAALQGAARQAQAKADEIAKLMNENEHLKGVIQDLKKKSNDAEMEHLREEYHQKVGTLERKVYALTKERDTLRREQNKRSDAAALLKEKDEIITQVMAEGEELSRKQAIQESTIRKLRAQIRELEEEKKGLATKLQAEENKVESIKRDKMATENLLQETMEKHQAELATQKEYYSNALAAAKEAEALAEARANNEARTELENRLREAEDRESALVQALEELRQTLTRKDQQAIFKEDMLRKDIEDLKKRYQASERRCEELIMQVPESTRPLLRQIEAMQEANSRKAEAWAAVERNLSSRLEEAEAKAAAAEERERSVNERLSQTLSRINVLDAQISCLRAEQTQLNRTLEKERQRAAESRQEYLASKEDADTQEGRVRRLELEIRELRQKHKKELQDALVEREYLQQEIEKEKAARLDLERTSRLHSAQLSDQRMTTKQNSAFENGNLSRKVSRSSSLASMGESYFLQASLDSSGSFSERRNSGEGMSPYYMRSMTPSAFESALRQKENELASYMSRLASMESICDSLSEELVKMTEQCEKLRAEASMLPSVRAELDALRRRHSAALELMGERDEELEELRADIVDLKEMYREQVNLLVSKIQRMSS